In the genome of Streptomyces pactum, one region contains:
- the gdhA gene encoding NADP-specific glutamate dehydrogenase, which produces MLTSLRDEILRRNPGEPEFHQAVGEVLDSLTPVLAARPELAEAGLIERLAEPERQIIFRVPWQDDSGAVRVNRGFRVEFNSALGPYKGGLRFHPSLNLGIVKFLGFEQIFKNALTGLGIGGGKGGSDFDPHGRSDAEVMRFCQSFMTELHRHLGEYTDVPAGDIGVGGREIGYLFGQYRRITNRWEAGVLTGKGLGWGGSAVRTEATGYGNVLFTAEMLRKRGEELDGQQVVVSGSGNVAIYTVEKAQALGAHVLTVSDSQGYVVDEKGIDLALLKEIKEVERGRLSSYADRRGPSARYVTGGRVWDVPAEVALPSATQNELDTDDALTLVRNGVKAVSEGANMPTTPGAIRVLQEAGVAFGPGKAANAGGVATSALEMSQNAGRAAWPFDVVERELAGVMRSIHDTAWETAERYGRPGDYVTGANIAGFERVAEAMLAQGLI; this is translated from the coding sequence ATGCTGACGTCCTTGCGTGACGAGATCCTGCGCCGGAATCCGGGGGAGCCGGAGTTCCACCAAGCGGTGGGCGAGGTGCTGGACTCCTTGACGCCGGTACTGGCCGCCCGTCCCGAACTGGCCGAGGCCGGGCTCATCGAGCGGCTCGCCGAGCCGGAGCGGCAGATCATCTTCCGGGTGCCCTGGCAGGACGACTCCGGCGCGGTCCGGGTCAACCGGGGCTTCCGGGTGGAGTTCAACAGCGCGCTCGGCCCGTACAAGGGCGGCCTCCGCTTCCACCCGTCGCTCAACCTCGGGATCGTCAAGTTCCTGGGCTTCGAGCAGATATTCAAGAACGCGCTGACCGGGCTCGGCATCGGCGGCGGCAAGGGCGGCAGCGACTTCGACCCGCACGGCCGCTCGGACGCCGAGGTGATGCGTTTCTGCCAGTCGTTCATGACCGAGCTCCACCGCCACCTCGGCGAGTACACCGACGTCCCGGCCGGGGACATCGGGGTCGGCGGCCGGGAGATCGGGTACCTGTTCGGCCAGTACCGGCGGATCACCAACCGCTGGGAGGCGGGCGTCCTCACCGGCAAGGGGCTGGGCTGGGGCGGTTCCGCGGTGCGCACCGAGGCCACCGGGTACGGCAACGTCCTGTTCACCGCGGAGATGCTCCGCAAGCGCGGCGAGGAGCTGGACGGCCAGCAGGTGGTGGTCTCCGGGTCCGGCAACGTGGCGATCTACACCGTGGAGAAGGCCCAGGCGCTCGGCGCCCACGTGCTGACCGTCTCCGACTCCCAGGGGTACGTGGTGGACGAGAAGGGCATCGATCTCGCCCTGCTGAAGGAGATCAAGGAGGTGGAGCGCGGCCGGCTCAGCTCCTACGCCGACCGCCGCGGACCCTCCGCCCGCTATGTCACCGGCGGCCGGGTGTGGGACGTGCCCGCCGAGGTCGCGCTGCCCTCGGCGACCCAGAACGAACTGGACACCGATGACGCGCTGACCCTGGTGCGCAACGGCGTGAAGGCCGTCTCGGAGGGCGCCAACATGCCCACCACGCCCGGCGCGATCCGCGTCCTGCAGGAGGCGGGCGTCGCCTTCGGCCCGGGGAAGGCCGCCAACGCCGGCGGGGTGGCCACCAGCGCCCTGGAGATGAGCCAGAACGCGGGCCGGGCCGCCTGGCCGTTCGACGTGGTGGAGCGGGAACTGGCCGGCGTCATGCGGAGCATCCACGACACCGCGTGGGAGACGGCCGAGCGCTACGGGCGCCCCGGCGACTACGTGACCGGCGCCAACATCGCCGGCTTCGAGCGGGTCGCGGAGGCGATGCTGGCGCAGGGCCTGATCTGA
- a CDS encoding dienelactone hydrolase family protein: MAEVLLFHHAYGLTDGVRAFAGRLRAAGHTVHLADLYEGRVFGSLDEGAEYAAATGFDTLTARGAAAADRLPAGLVLAGISLGVVPAQRLARSRPGARGALLLEACLPGPAAGGPWPPGLPVQVHGMDRDPFFAGEGDLDAARALTGAAPHGELFLYPGDRHLFTDSGLPGYDEAAAELVCRRAVDFLDRLG, encoded by the coding sequence ATGGCCGAAGTACTGCTCTTCCACCACGCGTACGGGCTGACCGACGGGGTCCGGGCATTCGCCGGCCGGCTGCGCGCGGCCGGGCACACCGTCCACCTGGCGGACCTGTACGAGGGCCGGGTGTTCGGCAGCCTCGACGAGGGGGCGGAGTACGCCGCGGCGACCGGGTTCGACACCCTCACGGCCCGCGGCGCGGCCGCGGCCGACCGATTGCCCGCCGGCCTGGTCCTCGCGGGGATCTCGCTCGGCGTGGTGCCGGCGCAGCGGCTGGCGCGCTCCCGCCCCGGCGCCCGGGGCGCCCTGCTGCTGGAGGCCTGCCTGCCCGGCCCGGCCGCCGGCGGCCCGTGGCCGCCCGGGCTCCCGGTGCAGGTGCACGGCATGGACCGGGACCCGTTCTTCGCCGGGGAGGGCGACCTGGACGCCGCCCGGGCGCTCACCGGTGCCGCGCCGCACGGCGAGTTGTTCCTCTACCCGGGCGACCGGCACCTGTTCACCGACAGCGGCCTGCCCGGTTACGACGAGGCGGCCGCGGAGCTGGTGTGCCGCCGGGCCGTGGACTTCCTCGACCGCCTCGGCTGA
- a CDS encoding carbohydrate binding domain-containing protein, giving the protein MRTRNRLLAGLSALMVAGFGALAAPTTAHAANLLSNAGFESGDLSGWSCSGSTGSVVGSPVHGGSKALAGAATAGDTARCSQRVTVQPNTAYTLSSWVRGSYVHLGVTGGTATWTSSASDYTKLTVSFTTGANQTSAEVYLHGWYGQGTYYADDVSLDGPGGGDDTQAPTAPGNLKVTGTTATSVSLSWDPATDNVGVTGYDVYRGDTRAASVTGTTATVTGLTPNTGYDFTVRAKDRAGNTSPASASVRATTAPDSGGSDRFIQAAPYLYLGWGNPPAATEVMNATGIKWFTMAFILAQNGCNPSWDSQRPLTGGVDEATIKSIRAAGGDIVPSIGGWSGNKLGPACSTPEALAGAYQKVIDAYRLKAIDVDIENTDEFENAAVQDRILTALRIVKQNNPGLKTILTFPTLNTGPNSWGNRLIERAAALNADIDNFTIMPFNFGGGADMYGSTVKATEGLKNKLKSTFNWTDAQAYAHIGISGMNDSSDTGEVTTPQIWTQIRDWANAHDIGRLAFWAVNRDRPSWQFTSITAGFTG; this is encoded by the coding sequence GTGCGTACCCGAAACCGCTTGCTCGCCGGGCTGAGCGCGCTCATGGTCGCCGGCTTCGGCGCGCTGGCCGCGCCGACCACGGCACACGCCGCCAACCTGCTGTCCAACGCCGGCTTCGAGTCCGGCGACCTGTCCGGCTGGTCCTGCTCCGGCAGCACCGGCTCGGTGGTCGGCAGCCCCGTGCACGGCGGCTCCAAGGCGCTCGCCGGCGCCGCCACCGCCGGCGACACCGCCCGCTGCTCCCAGCGGGTGACCGTCCAGCCCAACACCGCCTACACCCTCTCCAGCTGGGTGCGCGGCTCCTACGTCCACCTGGGGGTGACCGGCGGCACCGCCACCTGGACCTCGTCGGCCTCCGACTACACCAAGCTGACCGTCTCGTTCACCACCGGGGCCAACCAGACCAGCGCCGAGGTCTACCTGCACGGCTGGTACGGCCAGGGCACCTACTACGCCGACGACGTCAGCCTCGACGGCCCCGGCGGCGGGGACGACACCCAGGCGCCCACCGCCCCGGGCAACCTGAAGGTCACCGGCACCACGGCCACCAGCGTCTCGCTCTCCTGGGACCCGGCCACCGACAACGTGGGCGTCACCGGCTACGACGTCTACCGCGGCGACACCCGCGCGGCCTCGGTCACCGGCACCACCGCCACCGTCACCGGCCTGACGCCGAACACCGGCTACGACTTCACGGTGCGCGCCAAGGACCGGGCCGGCAACACCTCCCCGGCCTCCGCCTCCGTGCGCGCGACCACCGCCCCGGACAGCGGCGGCTCCGACCGCTTCATCCAGGCCGCGCCCTACCTCTACCTCGGCTGGGGCAACCCGCCCGCCGCCACCGAGGTCATGAACGCCACCGGCATCAAGTGGTTCACCATGGCCTTCATCCTCGCCCAGAACGGCTGCAACCCGTCGTGGGACAGCCAGCGTCCGCTCACCGGCGGCGTGGACGAGGCCACCATCAAGTCGATCCGCGCGGCCGGCGGCGACATCGTGCCGTCGATCGGCGGCTGGAGCGGCAACAAGCTCGGCCCCGCCTGCTCCACCCCCGAGGCGCTGGCCGGCGCGTACCAGAAGGTCATCGACGCCTACCGGCTGAAGGCCATCGACGTCGACATCGAGAACACCGACGAGTTCGAGAACGCCGCGGTACAGGACCGCATCCTCACCGCCCTGCGGATCGTCAAGCAGAACAACCCGGGCCTGAAGACGATCCTCACCTTCCCCACGCTCAACACCGGCCCCAACTCCTGGGGCAACCGCCTCATCGAGCGGGCCGCGGCCCTCAACGCCGACATCGACAACTTCACCATCATGCCGTTCAACTTCGGCGGCGGCGCGGACATGTACGGCAGCACCGTCAAGGCCACCGAGGGGCTGAAGAACAAGCTGAAGTCCACCTTCAACTGGACGGACGCCCAGGCCTACGCCCACATCGGCATCTCCGGCATGAACGACAGCAGCGACACCGGCGAGGTCACCACCCCGCAGATCTGGACCCAGATCCGCGACTGGGCCAACGCGCACGACATCGGCCGGCTCGCCTTCTGGGCGGTCAACCGCGACCGGCCGAGCTGGCAGTTCACCTCCATCACCGCGGGCTTCACCGGCTGA
- a CDS encoding GlxA family transcriptional regulator, producing MHTVAILAPDGVSAFDLSIPCQVFAVARRPDGAPAYEVRVCAERSVTATAGALEPFRISAPYGMADALGADTVVVPGGHVDLVPHPDTIRVVREAAAAGARIASICTGAFVLAQAGLLNGRRATTHWRFAGRLADRFPEVEVDAAVLYVDEGQILTSAGIAAGIDLCLYMVRRDHGAAAAAEVARMVVMAPQRSGGQAQFMEHPDPGTDPESLAETLQWMRENLHRPLSVADIAAHAAFSRRSLARHFRAQTGTTPLRWLLNLRLQRVRELLETTDLPVSRIAAGTGFGSVETLRHHFSREVGTTPTAYRAAFRV from the coding sequence GTGCATACGGTCGCGATCCTCGCCCCTGACGGTGTGTCGGCCTTCGACCTGAGCATCCCGTGCCAGGTGTTCGCCGTGGCCCGCCGCCCCGACGGCGCCCCCGCCTACGAGGTACGGGTCTGCGCCGAGCGCTCGGTCACCGCGACCGCGGGCGCACTGGAGCCGTTCCGGATCTCCGCCCCGTACGGCATGGCCGACGCCCTCGGCGCCGACACCGTGGTCGTGCCCGGCGGGCACGTGGACCTGGTGCCGCACCCGGACACGATCCGGGTGGTCCGGGAGGCGGCCGCGGCGGGGGCGCGGATCGCCTCCATCTGCACCGGCGCCTTCGTCCTGGCCCAGGCCGGCCTGCTGAACGGCCGGAGGGCCACCACGCACTGGCGGTTCGCCGGCCGGCTGGCCGACCGCTTCCCCGAGGTCGAGGTGGACGCGGCGGTCCTCTACGTGGACGAGGGACAGATCCTGACGTCGGCCGGGATCGCGGCCGGGATCGACCTGTGCCTGTACATGGTCCGCCGCGACCACGGCGCCGCGGCGGCGGCCGAGGTCGCCCGGATGGTGGTGATGGCGCCACAACGCAGCGGTGGCCAGGCGCAGTTCATGGAGCACCCGGACCCCGGGACCGACCCGGAGAGCCTGGCGGAGACCCTGCAGTGGATGCGGGAGAACCTGCACCGGCCGCTGTCGGTGGCCGACATCGCCGCCCACGCCGCCTTCAGCAGGCGCAGCCTCGCCCGGCACTTCCGCGCGCAGACCGGCACCACCCCGCTCCGCTGGCTGCTCAACCTCCGGTTGCAGCGAGTGCGGGAACTTCTGGAGACCACGGACCTGCCGGTGAGCCGGATAGCCGCCGGCACCGGCTTCGGCTCCGTCGAGACCCTGCGGCACCACTTCTCCCGGGAGGTCGGGACCACCCCGACGGCCTACCGCGCGGCGTTCCGGGTCTGA
- a CDS encoding DJ-1/PfpI family protein, with protein MNSSVVPADPGAALPPGEPLRVHTVLYDGVEEQDFAGPVEVFGIVGTRQPVRQSFVTAGGPGTVRTSAGMDIEVRQEWSPESADVLLVPGGGYGPGSGLDRQLADGTLPRALAAARRPGLRTAGVCTGTMLLAAAGITTGRPCTTHHFALADLAALGGTVVPGRVVDDDDLITCGGVTSGIDLALWIVERWYGPRTALFAEGVLEYERRGTVWRADPATGRPGALPPAATRPGPRP; from the coding sequence ATGAACAGTTCGGTCGTCCCCGCCGACCCCGGCGCGGCCCTGCCGCCCGGTGAACCGCTGCGGGTGCACACGGTGCTCTACGACGGCGTCGAGGAGCAGGACTTCGCCGGCCCGGTGGAGGTCTTCGGCATCGTGGGAACCCGGCAGCCGGTGCGGCAGTCGTTCGTCACCGCCGGCGGGCCCGGCACGGTACGGACCTCCGCCGGCATGGACATCGAGGTCCGGCAGGAGTGGTCACCGGAGTCGGCCGATGTGCTGCTGGTGCCCGGCGGCGGCTACGGGCCGGGCTCGGGACTCGACCGGCAGCTCGCCGACGGCACCCTGCCCCGGGCGCTGGCCGCCGCCCGGCGGCCCGGGCTGAGGACGGCCGGGGTCTGTACCGGGACGATGCTGCTGGCCGCCGCCGGCATCACCACGGGACGGCCCTGCACCACCCACCACTTCGCCCTGGCCGACCTGGCCGCCCTGGGCGGGACGGTGGTGCCCGGCCGGGTCGTGGACGACGACGACCTGATCACCTGCGGCGGCGTCACCTCCGGCATCGACCTCGCCCTCTGGATCGTCGAGCGCTGGTACGGCCCTCGGACCGCCCTCTTCGCCGAGGGGGTGCTGGAGTACGAGCGCCGCGGCACCGTCTGGCGGGCCGACCCTGCCACCGGGCGGCCGGGGGCGCTCCCGCCGGCTGCCACCCGGCCCGGCCCGCGTCCCTGA
- a CDS encoding HD domain-containing protein has translation MTNLDLDATGLEFPRTEVALAALRLAEECESVPLFHHSLRTYFFGRLVGEQLGLRAGEDYDDQLLFLGCVLHETGLSPRGDGSQRFEVDGADLAAEFLARQGLPAAEVEVVWDAIALHTTDTIALRKRPEIALVSRGARFDITGGPVSLPAGHVERVHAALPRLDVASALHEAIVGQTSRNPDKAPPFTLPGELHRQHTGAAWPTWEQLTATSEWDGRTAASR, from the coding sequence ATGACGAACCTCGATCTCGACGCCACCGGCCTGGAGTTCCCCCGTACCGAGGTGGCACTCGCCGCGCTGCGGCTGGCGGAGGAGTGCGAGTCCGTCCCGCTGTTCCACCACAGCCTGCGCACCTACTTCTTCGGACGGCTGGTCGGCGAGCAGCTCGGCCTGCGCGCCGGCGAGGACTACGACGACCAGCTGCTCTTCCTGGGCTGCGTGCTGCACGAAACCGGTCTGAGCCCGCGCGGTGACGGCTCCCAGCGCTTCGAGGTGGACGGCGCCGACCTGGCCGCGGAGTTCCTCGCCCGGCAGGGCCTGCCGGCGGCGGAGGTGGAGGTGGTCTGGGACGCCATCGCGCTGCACACCACCGACACCATCGCGCTCCGCAAACGTCCGGAGATCGCCCTGGTCTCCCGCGGCGCCCGGTTCGACATCACCGGTGGCCCGGTCTCCCTCCCGGCCGGGCACGTCGAGCGGGTCCACGCCGCGCTGCCCCGGCTGGACGTCGCCTCGGCGCTCCACGAGGCGATCGTCGGGCAGACGAGCCGCAACCCGGACAAGGCCCCGCCGTTCACCCTGCCCGGAGAGCTCCACCGGCAGCACACCGGTGCGGCGTGGCCGACCTGGGAGCAGCTCACCGCCACCTCGGAGTGGGACGGCCGCACCGCCGCCAGCCGGTAG
- a CDS encoding glycosyl hydrolase family 18 protein, whose amino-acid sequence MTRHQRRSFRGRAAALLTFLLLPLALLTGLPGSAQAAGTLTATFSVQDNGSWWKGAYTIRNSGSAAVSGWQLEFDLPPGTTAVGHYYGDATVTGNHVSVKNAHYNGNVPAGGSTDPFSYWFIGNGPVGTPTGCTVNGDKCDGSPDTPPGAPGTPKVTTATARSISLQWTAASAGDYPVTSYEVVRDGATVATSTTTSATVTGLTPATRYQFAVRAKDRRGNTGPLSPPVTADTVDPATDPQPPTAPGDLRSTGKTATSVTLAWTKATDNVGVAAYDVYRGGTLARTVPADTTTAVIDGLSPVTEYSFTVKARDAAENSSPAAGPLKVTTDDLAGSGNHLNVGYFVQWGIYGRQYFIKNLDTSGAAAKLDVVNYAFENIDPKNLTCMAGVTKGTTTNPQDPDQGTGAGDADADYARPMSAAQSVDGVADDGWGKLRGNFNQIKKLKAKHPHLKFVVSLGGWTFSKFFSDAAATPESREKFVRSCVDVWIKGNLPAYNGAGGPGTGAGVFDGVDIDWEWPGSPDGGHPGNHYNPKDKENLTALLAEFRKQLDATGGERKLLTAFTPADPVKIEQGWDLTKIFDYLDFANIQGYDFHGSGSDNSWEPNRTGHQGNLYTDTDDPYPTHFSVESALKVYTDAGVNPRKLTIGFPFYGRGWQSVEDGGKKGEWQSAKGAAPGQFAEEAGIRGYQNMLSSVPNMTVHHDEQSISTYGYTGPGGQWWSFDDAWSIGKKTAYIKSKNLLGAMVWEMSGDTPDGRLMTALDNGLR is encoded by the coding sequence ATGACCCGTCACCAGCGCAGATCATTCCGGGGCAGAGCCGCCGCTCTGCTCACCTTCCTCCTCCTGCCCCTGGCCCTGCTGACCGGCCTGCCCGGTTCCGCGCAGGCGGCCGGAACCCTCACCGCCACCTTCTCCGTCCAGGACAACGGTTCCTGGTGGAAGGGCGCCTACACCATCCGCAACAGCGGCTCCGCGGCCGTCAGCGGCTGGCAGCTCGAATTCGACCTGCCGCCCGGCACGACGGCCGTCGGCCACTACTACGGCGACGCGACCGTCACCGGCAACCACGTGTCGGTCAAGAACGCCCACTACAACGGCAACGTCCCCGCGGGCGGCAGCACCGACCCGTTCAGCTACTGGTTCATCGGCAACGGACCGGTCGGCACCCCCACCGGCTGCACCGTCAACGGGGACAAGTGCGACGGCTCGCCGGACACCCCGCCCGGCGCGCCCGGAACGCCGAAGGTCACCACCGCCACCGCCCGGAGCATCAGTCTGCAGTGGACCGCCGCCTCCGCCGGGGACTACCCGGTGACCTCCTACGAGGTGGTCCGGGACGGTGCCACGGTGGCCACCTCCACGACCACCTCGGCCACGGTCACCGGGCTCACCCCGGCCACCCGCTACCAGTTCGCGGTACGGGCCAAGGACCGCCGGGGCAACACCGGTCCGCTCAGTCCGCCGGTCACGGCCGACACCGTGGACCCGGCCACCGATCCGCAGCCGCCGACCGCGCCGGGTGACCTGCGGTCCACGGGGAAGACCGCCACCTCGGTCACCCTCGCCTGGACCAAGGCGACCGACAACGTCGGGGTGGCGGCGTACGACGTCTACCGGGGCGGCACGCTCGCCCGGACGGTCCCCGCGGACACCACCACGGCGGTGATCGACGGACTGTCACCGGTCACCGAGTACTCCTTCACCGTCAAGGCGCGGGACGCGGCGGAGAACTCCTCGCCCGCCGCCGGGCCGCTGAAGGTCACCACCGACGACCTGGCCGGCTCGGGCAACCACCTCAACGTCGGCTACTTCGTCCAGTGGGGCATCTACGGCCGCCAGTACTTCATCAAGAACCTCGACACCTCCGGCGCCGCCGCCAAGCTCGACGTCGTCAACTACGCGTTCGAGAACATCGACCCGAAGAACCTGACCTGCATGGCCGGGGTCACCAAGGGCACCACCACCAACCCGCAGGACCCGGACCAGGGCACCGGGGCCGGGGACGCGGACGCCGACTACGCCCGGCCGATGTCGGCCGCCCAGTCGGTGGACGGCGTCGCCGACGACGGCTGGGGCAAGCTGCGCGGCAACTTCAACCAGATCAAGAAGCTGAAGGCCAAGCACCCGCACCTGAAGTTCGTGGTCTCCCTGGGCGGCTGGACCTTCTCCAAGTTCTTCTCCGACGCCGCGGCGACCCCCGAGTCGCGGGAGAAGTTCGTACGGTCCTGCGTGGACGTGTGGATCAAGGGCAATCTGCCGGCCTACAACGGCGCGGGCGGCCCCGGCACCGGCGCGGGCGTCTTCGACGGCGTCGACATCGACTGGGAGTGGCCCGGCTCACCGGACGGCGGCCACCCCGGGAACCACTACAACCCCAAGGACAAGGAGAACCTGACCGCGCTCCTGGCGGAGTTCCGCAAGCAGCTCGACGCCACCGGCGGCGAGCGGAAGCTGCTGACCGCCTTCACCCCCGCCGATCCGGTCAAGATCGAGCAGGGCTGGGACCTGACGAAGATCTTCGACTACCTGGACTTCGCCAACATCCAGGGCTACGACTTCCACGGTTCGGGCAGCGACAACTCCTGGGAACCCAACCGCACCGGGCACCAGGGCAACCTCTACACCGACACCGACGACCCCTATCCGACCCACTTCAGCGTCGAGAGCGCGCTGAAGGTGTACACCGACGCCGGGGTCAACCCGCGCAAACTCACCATCGGCTTCCCGTTCTACGGCCGTGGCTGGCAGAGCGTGGAGGACGGTGGCAAGAAGGGCGAGTGGCAGTCGGCCAAGGGCGCCGCGCCGGGACAGTTCGCCGAGGAGGCGGGCATCCGGGGCTACCAGAACATGCTCAGCAGCGTGCCCAACATGACCGTCCACCACGACGAACAGTCCATCTCCACCTACGGCTACACCGGGCCGGGCGGCCAGTGGTGGTCGTTCGACGACGCCTGGTCGATCGGGAAGAAGACCGCGTACATCAAGTCCAAGAACCTGCTCGGCGCGATGGTCTGGGAGATGTCCGGGGACACCCCCGACGGACGTCTGATGACCGCGCTCGACAACGGACTGCGCTGA
- a CDS encoding cupin domain-containing protein has product MDRALASFDALWSPRIVTRVNDYDVRVAKVRGEHLWHAHDGTDEFFLVLEGELFISLREPAGERTVRLPRGAVFTVPRGVEHKPCSPGGAAILLFEPTGTATVGDRHEAVPEHVDATTGHPLGT; this is encoded by the coding sequence CTGGACCGGGCGCTGGCCTCGTTCGACGCGCTGTGGAGCCCCCGCATCGTCACCCGCGTCAACGACTACGACGTACGCGTCGCCAAGGTGCGCGGGGAACACCTCTGGCACGCGCACGACGGCACCGACGAGTTCTTCCTGGTGCTGGAGGGCGAGTTGTTCATCTCGCTGCGCGAGCCGGCCGGGGAGCGGACGGTCCGGCTGCCCCGGGGCGCGGTGTTCACCGTGCCCCGGGGGGTGGAGCACAAGCCGTGCTCCCCCGGCGGCGCCGCGATCCTGCTCTTCGAGCCCACCGGGACGGCGACGGTCGGCGACCGTCACGAGGCGGTGCCCGAGCACGTGGACGCCACGACCGGGCACCCGCTGGGCACCTGA
- a CDS encoding GlxA family transcriptional regulator, which yields MTHRSSQPPAVPRPRPAVPRPHRVVVIVDENSNPFELGCATEVFGLRRPELGRDLYDFRLCSPEPDTLMRDGFFTLTGVAPLSAADSADTLIVPNRPDTEVPRRPAVLDAVRRAHRRGTRLVGFCSGAFTLAEAGVLDGRRATAHWQWADSFRSRFPAVHLERDVLFVDDGDILTAAGSAAALDLGLHIVRRDHGAEVANSVSRRLVFAAHRDGGQRQFIERPVPDIPDASLAPVLAWAQRRLDTPLTVADLAGRAAVSPATLHRRFRAELGTTPLAWLTGERLALACRLIERGERRFEVVARRSGLGTAARLRTLMRRATGLTPSAYRQRFGPAGGLG from the coding sequence ATGACGCACCGATCCTCGCAGCCGCCCGCCGTCCCGCGACCGCGCCCCGCCGTCCCGCGACCGCACCGCGTCGTGGTGATCGTCGACGAGAACTCCAACCCCTTCGAACTCGGCTGCGCCACCGAGGTGTTCGGGCTGCGCCGGCCGGAGCTGGGGCGTGACCTGTACGACTTCCGGCTCTGCTCGCCCGAGCCGGACACCCTCATGCGCGACGGGTTCTTCACCCTCACCGGCGTCGCCCCGCTGTCGGCGGCCGACTCCGCCGACACCCTGATCGTGCCCAACCGGCCGGACACCGAGGTGCCGCGCCGCCCGGCCGTGCTCGACGCGGTACGCCGGGCGCACCGGCGCGGCACGCGGCTGGTGGGCTTCTGCAGCGGGGCCTTCACCCTGGCCGAGGCCGGGGTGCTGGACGGGCGCCGGGCCACGGCGCACTGGCAGTGGGCGGACTCCTTCCGCTCCCGCTTCCCCGCCGTCCACCTGGAGCGGGACGTGCTGTTCGTGGACGACGGCGACATCCTCACCGCGGCCGGCAGCGCCGCCGCCCTCGACCTGGGGCTGCACATCGTCCGCCGCGATCACGGTGCGGAGGTCGCCAACTCGGTGAGCCGACGGCTGGTCTTCGCCGCCCACCGGGACGGCGGCCAGCGGCAGTTCATCGAACGCCCGGTGCCCGACATCCCCGACGCGTCACTGGCGCCGGTGCTGGCCTGGGCGCAGCGCCGGCTGGACACCCCGCTCACCGTGGCGGACCTGGCCGGTCGCGCCGCGGTCAGCCCGGCGACCCTGCACCGCCGCTTCCGGGCCGAACTGGGCACCACCCCGCTGGCCTGGCTCACCGGGGAGCGGCTGGCCCTGGCCTGCCGGCTCATCGAACGCGGGGAGCGGCGTTTCGAGGTGGTGGCGCGGCGCAGCGGGCTGGGGACGGCCGCGCGTCTGCGGACGCTGATGCGCCGCGCGACGGGGCTCACGCCCTCCGCCTACCGGCAGCGGTTCGGACCCGCGGGCGGCCTCGGCTGA
- a CDS encoding glycoside hydrolase family 19 protein has protein sequence MSRRLGSWLAAFAVAAGLTVLVPASPAAAADCAAPWSGSSVYVGGNVASYNGHNWQAKWWTQGETPGTAGVWADQGSCGSGTPEPSPSGFVVSEAQFNQMFPNRNPFYTYSGLKAALSAYPAFANSGSDTVKKQEAAAFLANVSHETGGLVHIVEQNTANYPHYCDTTQPYGCPAGQAAYYGRGPIQLSWNFNYKAAGDALGIDLLRDPWRVERDPAVAWKTGLWYWNTQRGPGRMTPHDAMVNGAGFGETIRSINGTLECNGGNPAQVQSRVDKYQRFTQILGVPTGANLYC, from the coding sequence GTGTCACGACGCCTGGGATCCTGGCTGGCCGCGTTCGCCGTGGCGGCCGGACTGACCGTACTGGTCCCCGCATCGCCCGCGGCGGCCGCCGACTGCGCCGCCCCGTGGAGCGGCTCCTCCGTCTACGTGGGCGGCAACGTCGCCTCGTACAACGGGCACAACTGGCAGGCCAAGTGGTGGACCCAGGGCGAGACGCCCGGTACGGCCGGGGTCTGGGCCGACCAGGGCAGCTGCGGATCGGGCACGCCCGAGCCCTCGCCCTCCGGGTTCGTGGTCTCCGAGGCCCAGTTCAACCAGATGTTCCCGAACCGCAATCCCTTCTACACCTACAGCGGGCTGAAGGCGGCGCTCAGCGCCTACCCGGCGTTCGCCAACTCCGGCAGCGACACGGTGAAGAAGCAGGAGGCCGCCGCCTTCCTCGCCAACGTCAGCCACGAGACCGGCGGACTGGTCCACATCGTCGAGCAGAACACCGCCAACTACCCGCACTACTGCGACACCACGCAGCCCTACGGGTGTCCGGCGGGCCAGGCCGCGTACTACGGGCGCGGTCCGATCCAGCTCAGCTGGAACTTCAACTACAAGGCGGCCGGCGACGCGCTCGGCATCGACCTGCTGCGGGACCCGTGGCGGGTGGAGCGGGATCCCGCGGTGGCCTGGAAGACCGGCCTGTGGTACTGGAACACCCAGCGCGGCCCCGGCCGGATGACGCCGCACGACGCGATGGTCAACGGCGCCGGCTTCGGCGAGACCATCCGGTCCATCAACGGGACCCTGGAGTGCAACGGCGGGAACCCGGCGCAGGTGCAGAGCCGGGTGGACAAGTACCAGCGGTTCACCCAGATCCTCGGCGTCCCGACCGGCGCCAACCTGTACTGCTGA